In Uranotaenia lowii strain MFRU-FL chromosome 2, ASM2978415v1, whole genome shotgun sequence, one genomic interval encodes:
- the LOC129741072 gene encoding klarsicht protein-like: MKPLPSQEDSSSATTPIRPVLTVSAPGSGCSSGPSTAPAASTVMSPSSAMASIATQTSRKHTSSASGIPGSSSVASGNGTGGTATTTSSSSGTASPGCFIKPSLSLNSLPPQVPAEGSEMAQNRLRIDRPYNSLKKKRDSERDLWRRSWGSGHSHSSCSLQSSTLTGIGKDDFWAALQTNYNFIMDTNLLDSCREARGEIEGPVIRGDEEDDMDYYRRAMFKPSPMQTFYGDPRLLRQWIREMETRISRIPSITETKKLSIEQLLKLSGEHSVSSEKLFLS, from the exons ATGAAACCACTACCAAGTCAAGAGGATAGTTCCTCAGCAACCACCCCGATTCGTCCGGTTCTTACAGTATCGGCCCCTGGTTCCGGATGTTCATCCGGTCCTAGCACGGCACCAGCCGCTTCAACAGTAATGAGTCCATCATCGGCGATGGCGTCGATAGCGACACAAACGTCCCGAAAACACACATCTTCCGCCTCCGGAATCCCCGGTTCTTCTTCTGTGGCAAGTGGAAACGGGACTGGAGGGACGGCCACCACAACCAGCAGCTCGTCCGGCACGGCCAGTCCCGGTTGTTTCATCAAACCGTCGCTGTCGCTGAACTCTCTGCCCCCGCAGGTTCCCGCCGAAGGTTCCGAAATGGCCCAGAATCGACTGCGTATCGATCGGCCTTACAATAGTTTGAAG aaaaaacgcGATTCGGAACGCGATCTGTGGCGTCGATCCTGGGGCAGTGGCCATAGCCATAGTTCCTGCAGCCTGCAGAGTAGCACGCTGACCGGCATTGGCAAGGACGACTTCTGGGCGGCCCTTCAGACAAATTACAATTTTATCATGGACACAAATCTGCTGGACAGCTGCCGCGAGGCGCGGGGCGAAATTGAGGGACCGGTGATTCGCGGCGACGAGGAAGATGACATGGATTACTACCGAAGG GCCATGTTTAAACCGTCACCGATGCAAACGTTTTACGGCGATCCACGGCTGCTGCGCCAATGGATTCGGGAAATGGAGACACGCATCTCGCGAATCCCATCCATCACCGAGACGAAGAAGCTGAGCATCGAGCAGTTGCTGAAGCTATCTGGAGAACATTCGGTAAGTTCCGAGAAGCTATTTTTATCTTAG